The DNA window GGGTTGAGGGGGCCTTCACTGGCAGGATTgctgaaatagtagtagtagtagtagtagtggtggtggtggtggtggtggtggtggtggtggtggtggtggtggtagtggtggcagtagtagtagtagtagtagtagtagtagtagtagtagtagtagtagtagtagtagtagtagtagaagtctcAACACGATGACTATTTTGAACtatgaaagaatagaaaatgcaataaataagtaataatagtagtaatagtagtaataataatagtagcaatacaAAATAAACACCATCCGCACTTACTAGCATTTCCAAACCCTTACTACAAAATTCTTGCTttaattctctccctctcgctcttttTCCCGTTCAAATCCgacacctacccactcccctcgctctaactctctctctctctcttacctccatcAGTGGGTAGGTCATCCGCTGTCTTGACGGAGGAGTGCTGGAAGGGACAGTGTGGCTTCCGACATCCGCCCGGCTGTGTCTCAAAGTAACAGGCTATCCggtctctctgtttctgcaaATTAAAGCGAGGATTAGAGCGAGTGGGAGTGGGTACGTGGCGATTTGAGCGAGAGAAAGACTGGAAGGTAGACGATTAAAGGGAGAACACCAAGGGAAGCATTAGAGGTGGCggaagtgagcgagtgagttagAGCGAGAGATAAGAGCGAGTGTGggtttcaacaacaacaacagaaatatagagatttttcagagagagagagagagagagagagagagagagagagagagagagagagagagagagagagagagagagagagagagagagagagagagagagagagagagagtgcgtcaAATCTTAGGGCAAAATGTGGAGGCGAGTGGAGGGAAAAACGTCATATATTTAGGGTAACAGCAGAATAACagcagaaaattaagaaaaaaaacagcaggaaATTGAGAATAACAGCATTAGAGCGAGTGGGAGTAGGTAGGCGACGGATTAGAGTGAGAAAATGTTTAAGCTGGAgagaattaaagcaaaaaacacACCAGGACAGTTAGAGCAAGCAAAAGTGAGTTAGAGAGAATTAGAGCGAGTGGGAGTAGGTAGGCACAATTTGAGCGAGAAAAAAGCATTGTGGGTGGAATTTAGTAGGCAACCTCGTGAGAGCAGCGggagaggtcaggtcaggtcactcACGGTGATATCCATGTGTGGAAAAATGCATTTGTCTCGAGTACATTTCCCACTCTTCCAGTACACACAGACTGTCTCGTTACGAAGGGCTGAAGGTTCATGGCGAAAGTTGCAGCTCTCTCCCTGAAATGTTTAAAAGTTGTcagtttttcctccatatctccctccacgagtttcctccatcttacctccacctacactgactttcctccatgtttcctccaccttctctccaagtttgactatcctaccttgCCTCtgtcatagttaaaatagtagttttctaagatagtctaacATGAAAACCtgattttttacaattttctctctccacttccttaaactttttccttcatatctccctccacaagttacctccactttcctccacctacacagactttcctccatgtttcctccaccttctctccaagtttgactatcctaccttgCCTCtgtcatagttaaaatagtagttttctaagatagtctaacATGAAAACCtgattttttacaattttctctctccacttccttaaactttttcctccatatctccctccacaagttacctccactttcctccacctacacagactttcctccatgtatcctccaccttctctccaagtttgactatcctacctcacTTCtgtcatagttaaaatagtagttttctaaaATAGTCAACATCAAAACCtgattttttacaattttttctctccacttcctttaactctttcttccatatctctctctccacaagttacctccacatttctccctccacacatagtttcctccatgtttcctccaccttgtcGTCAAGTATGACTATCCTAACACCCTCCtatcatagttaaaatagtagttttgTAAGATAGTCCCGCCAAAACctgacattttttctctccacttcctcaaactttttccttcatatctccctccacaagttacctccaccttacctccacctacacagactttcctccatgtttcctccaccttccctccaaatttgactatcctaccttccTCCTATCATAATCAAAATAGTCAATATGTACAAATAGTCATACGGAAAAtggccaaaaaaataaataaaatgaaaaaaataaccacaGTTTAActtaaataatgacaaaaaatagaaataaaattgaaatagtaaatagtctctctctctctctctctctctctc is part of the Portunus trituberculatus isolate SZX2019 chromosome 2, ASM1759143v1, whole genome shotgun sequence genome and encodes:
- the LOC123506388 gene encoding zinc finger CCCH domain-containing protein 11A-like, which encodes MGERIVKESDCYFYYYSSCSKGESCNFRHEPSALRNETVCVYWKSGKCTRDKCIFPHMDITKQRDRIACYFETQPGGCRKPHCPFQHSSVKTADDLPTDGAILPVKAPSTPPPASAKGAVAPQKTSVIVALHDGKRLERGEWVGGRFEQENV